In a single window of the Natronorubrum halophilum genome:
- a CDS encoding DUF5830 family protein, producing the protein MDRDETESEATVDVGDDRVALGLALLERLEHGSIPLPDVIDRIETVTTDPTVTRTILDEAELRGIIEREDGIIRPKSRQYVRFEQDVITKEGEFSCQRCGSGLSTGHFINLEAGELGPFGSSCIRKVTGRDD; encoded by the coding sequence ATGGACCGCGACGAGACCGAGTCGGAAGCGACCGTCGACGTCGGCGACGATCGGGTCGCGTTGGGACTGGCACTGCTCGAACGTCTCGAGCACGGGTCGATCCCGCTCCCCGATGTCATCGACCGGATCGAGACGGTGACGACCGACCCGACGGTAACGCGAACGATCCTCGACGAAGCGGAGCTCCGGGGTATCATCGAGCGCGAAGACGGAATCATCCGCCCGAAGAGCCGCCAGTACGTCCGGTTCGAACAGGACGTCATCACGAAGGAAGGAGAGTTCTCCTGTCAGCGCTGCGGCTCGGGGCTGTCGACGGGCCATTTCATCAACCTCGAGGCCGGCGAACTCGGCCCCTTCGGCTCCTCGTGCATCCGAAAAGTGACCGGTCGCGATGACTGA
- a CDS encoding HVO_2523 family zinc finger protein, whose translation MTDADERQRTNGQPCPLCATPMYKRHCKYVCPQHGVVIDCSDPFL comes from the coding sequence GTGACTGATGCCGACGAGCGTCAGCGAACGAACGGCCAGCCGTGTCCGCTCTGTGCGACACCGATGTACAAACGCCACTGCAAGTACGTCTGCCCCCAACACGGCGTCGTCATCGATTGTAGCGATCCCTTCCTGTAG
- a CDS encoding BCCT family transporter has protein sequence MADSDESSAVGRFRDELDPIVFLFGAGITVGVIALYFLSPTTVESAISVANESMLEYLNWALLLIVFLIVLFLLFLIVGPWGKIKFGDSDPEYSFISFFTMLYSAGFAAGVVFWGPTEALYYYDDPSPLYNVSGGSAEAMTIAVQQTLFHWALPQLAVFTIMGIAIGYFAYNYDSVPLRVSSALTPILGADNLDGPAAKVIDILAVFATIGGVATSLGFIGSQFVTGLDYQWGIDLGNTGILLVVTTMTLLFTISMVLGVDKGIRRLSNFNMILFVALMLATFILGPTIFLVLLGTQAFGGMVTNFVSMSLFTGAGVEGGTEWTNTWTVFYWAWALSWSPFAGLFIARISRGRTVREVAFTGIVATSGATIPWFTFVGGSAVWAQHNGVTDILGPVGEHGAPVAGFALFEAFPLGSVFMVTFMILVTTFFITSADSSTLAVSMMTTGGKASPSSINRVFWGVVLGMTAAILMILGGVDALQSAAIITGGPFAFVCFLAMLGLIREFSSRFGRVLLQDDAWIIGSRPERQSKPDAVPGDDDD, from the coding sequence ATGGCTGATTCGGACGAATCGAGCGCAGTCGGTCGCTTCCGCGACGAGCTCGACCCCATCGTCTTCCTGTTCGGCGCAGGAATCACGGTCGGGGTCATCGCACTGTACTTCCTCAGCCCGACCACCGTCGAAAGCGCCATCAGCGTGGCCAACGAATCGATGCTCGAGTACCTGAACTGGGCGCTGTTGCTGATCGTCTTCCTGATCGTCCTGTTCTTGCTCTTCTTGATCGTCGGTCCGTGGGGCAAGATCAAGTTCGGCGACAGCGATCCGGAGTACAGCTTCATCTCGTTTTTCACGATGTTGTACTCGGCCGGTTTCGCCGCGGGCGTCGTCTTCTGGGGGCCGACGGAGGCGCTGTACTACTACGACGATCCGTCGCCCCTGTACAACGTCTCCGGCGGCTCGGCCGAGGCGATGACGATAGCGGTCCAGCAGACTCTGTTCCACTGGGCGCTGCCCCAACTCGCGGTCTTTACGATCATGGGGATCGCGATCGGTTACTTCGCGTACAACTACGACAGCGTTCCGCTCCGGGTTTCCTCGGCACTGACGCCGATTCTCGGTGCGGATAACCTCGACGGGCCGGCCGCGAAGGTGATCGATATCCTCGCGGTCTTCGCGACGATCGGCGGCGTCGCGACGTCGCTCGGCTTCATCGGCAGCCAGTTCGTCACTGGACTGGACTACCAGTGGGGGATCGATCTGGGCAACACCGGCATCTTGCTTGTGGTGACGACGATGACGCTCCTGTTTACGATTTCGATGGTGCTCGGCGTTGACAAGGGGATTCGCCGGCTCTCGAACTTCAATATGATCCTCTTCGTGGCCCTCATGCTCGCGACGTTCATCCTCGGCCCAACCATCTTTCTCGTCCTGCTCGGGACGCAGGCCTTCGGCGGCATGGTGACCAATTTCGTCTCGATGAGCCTGTTTACCGGCGCGGGTGTCGAAGGCGGGACCGAGTGGACGAACACCTGGACCGTCTTCTACTGGGCGTGGGCCCTCTCGTGGTCCCCGTTCGCCGGACTGTTCATCGCCCGGATCTCCCGCGGTCGAACCGTTCGCGAAGTCGCATTCACGGGCATCGTCGCCACCTCGGGCGCGACGATCCCGTGGTTCACGTTCGTCGGCGGCTCGGCCGTCTGGGCCCAGCACAACGGCGTCACGGACATCCTCGGCCCCGTCGGCGAACACGGCGCACCGGTCGCCGGCTTCGCCCTGTTCGAGGCGTTCCCGCTCGGGTCGGTGTTCATGGTCACCTTCATGATCCTCGTCACGACGTTCTTCATCACGTCGGCGGACTCCTCGACGCTCGCCGTCTCGATGATGACGACCGGTGGCAAGGCGAGTCCCTCGAGCATCAATCGGGTCTTCTGGGGCGTCGTGCTCGGGATGACCGCGGCGATCCTCATGATCCTCGGCGGCGTCGACGCGTTGCAGTCCGCCGCGATCATCACGGGCGGGCCGTTCGCGTTCGTCTGCTTCCTCGCGATGCTGGGCCTCATCAGGGAGTTCAGTTCGCGGTTCGGCCGCGTCCTGCTTCAGGACGACGCCTGGATCATCGGCTCTCGACCGGAACGGC
- a CDS encoding DUF7115 domain-containing protein yields the protein MSVPGIVQSTLNGEEIAARVSLGGEDELFITPSSTLVYRSDGLLSDESVDELPHNADRLTLSEGRRKTKFTLEYPLEETRSFSVPSSKTDAVLHPVLAGVLNGNGITDPGETVVKTYRFSELTLLITSARLVKHIGGAVWDSDYEEYHFGDVTSLAFEDGSVATQIVLTVDGRPQRIKAPNEEANDLRERLQRALFEYHDVGSLEELNETIGGDEEADQDRERTSVDFGDGVAPLDANPPELDDDGAISDPTPEEDAQSVDPLTETTAGTDSNAGGPRADQATGQDQRDSRPPEQERAETNSKSDGEPTALTHESDTTVEMSADTPAESETDLADTGTDDTEASERQVDPGSVIESPSILEPDATGESDAGTDDADELLERIDSLEDAVERQHELLEHQQQTIEQLIVELRNGR from the coding sequence ATGAGCGTTCCCGGAATCGTCCAGTCTACTCTCAACGGCGAGGAAATCGCAGCTCGAGTCTCTCTCGGTGGCGAAGACGAACTCTTCATTACCCCCTCGAGCACGCTCGTCTATCGCTCAGATGGGCTCTTGAGCGACGAATCGGTCGACGAACTCCCTCACAACGCCGATCGACTGACGCTCTCGGAGGGGCGACGCAAAACCAAGTTCACCCTCGAGTATCCACTCGAGGAAACCCGGTCGTTTAGCGTTCCCTCGAGTAAGACCGATGCGGTCTTGCACCCGGTGTTGGCCGGTGTCTTGAACGGAAACGGGATCACCGACCCCGGCGAGACGGTCGTCAAGACCTATCGCTTTAGCGAACTGACGCTGCTCATCACGAGCGCCCGACTGGTCAAACACATCGGCGGAGCGGTCTGGGATAGCGACTACGAAGAGTATCACTTCGGGGACGTAACGAGTCTCGCGTTCGAGGACGGGAGCGTCGCGACGCAGATCGTTCTCACGGTGGACGGCCGTCCGCAGCGGATCAAAGCCCCGAACGAGGAGGCGAACGATCTCCGCGAACGGCTTCAGCGCGCCCTCTTCGAGTACCACGACGTCGGCTCGCTCGAGGAACTCAACGAGACGATCGGCGGTGACGAAGAGGCGGACCAGGATCGCGAGCGCACGTCGGTCGATTTCGGCGACGGAGTCGCCCCGCTCGACGCCAACCCGCCCGAACTGGATGACGACGGGGCGATCAGCGACCCGACTCCGGAGGAAGACGCGCAGTCGGTCGACCCGCTCACCGAAACGACTGCGGGGACCGATTCGAACGCGGGCGGGCCACGGGCGGATCAGGCGACCGGCCAGGACCAACGCGACTCTCGCCCGCCCGAACAGGAGCGTGCAGAGACGAACTCGAAATCGGACGGCGAGCCGACAGCGCTGACTCACGAGTCGGACACGACCGTAGAGATGTCGGCCGATACGCCAGCCGAGTCGGAGACCGACCTCGCGGACACGGGAACGGACGACACGGAGGCGAGCGAGCGCCAAGTCGATCCAGGGTCCGTCATCGAATCGCCGTCCATACTCGAGCCCGACGCCACGGGCGAGTCCGACGCCGGGACCGACGACGCCGACGAGTTGCTCGAGCGCATCGACTCGCTCGAGGACGCCGTCGAACGACAACACGAGCTGCTCGAGCACCAACAGCAGACGATCGAACAACTGATCGTCGAACTCCGAAACGGGCGCTAA
- a CDS encoding TVP38/TMEM64 family protein — translation MSPLSVGARALVSVVAIGTIVTAAVIGSPTTAFETVESVSADPALFGLVVIGLYLLRPLLALPTTPLAVVVGYGYGVTLGIPIALVGVLVTVTPVFLVARWVTRDASSADSGLESIGGPFGTALERTGTAVSRYYERAGSTRGVVASRLAPLPSDVSTCAAAVSGVSLRQFLLGTAVGELPWTVAAVVVGSSAATVTAGGFGELGLTLSLVCGVAAATLLAGPAYRAVRSRTEARNAGRSTDS, via the coding sequence ATGTCGCCGTTGTCGGTCGGGGCCCGTGCGCTCGTTAGCGTGGTCGCGATCGGTACGATCGTCACCGCGGCCGTGATCGGTTCGCCGACGACGGCGTTCGAGACTGTCGAGTCGGTGTCGGCCGATCCCGCGCTGTTCGGTCTCGTCGTGATCGGACTGTACCTCCTGCGGCCGCTGCTCGCTCTCCCGACGACGCCGCTTGCCGTCGTGGTCGGCTACGGCTACGGCGTCACGCTCGGAATCCCGATCGCACTCGTCGGCGTTCTGGTGACGGTCACTCCCGTCTTCCTCGTCGCTCGCTGGGTCACTCGCGACGCGTCGAGCGCCGATTCCGGCCTGGAATCGATCGGTGGCCCGTTCGGCACGGCCCTCGAGCGAACCGGAACCGCCGTCTCACGGTACTACGAACGCGCGGGGTCGACCCGCGGCGTCGTCGCCTCGCGGCTGGCTCCGCTCCCGTCGGACGTCTCGACGTGTGCTGCAGCGGTCAGCGGCGTGTCGCTTCGCCAGTTCCTGCTCGGAACCGCGGTCGGCGAACTCCCGTGGACGGTCGCGGCGGTCGTCGTCGGCTCCTCGGCAGCGACCGTGACGGCGGGCGGTTTCGGCGAACTCGGTCTGACGCTCTCCCTCGTGTGTGGCGTCGCCGCTGCGACGTTGCTTGCGGGCCCCGCGTACCGAGCCGTACGGTCGAGAACGGAGGCGCGAAACGCCGGCCGATCGACGGACAGCTAA